The Anoxybacillus flavithermus genome has a segment encoding these proteins:
- a CDS encoding 2-dehydropantoate 2-reductase, with amino-acid sequence MRIGIIGGGAVGLLTAAYFSNYYDVTVYTRRPEQAEQLCTRGLTVICGDERTTHRVHAEPFVRETNVEVLFIAVKQYDLTNILKTNMHMLRADAVMFLQNGMGHVSHLPHMPHHHIALAVVEHGAFKIDDTTVSHTGVGKTKWSVWRGKKETFSFLYTTDARFPFQYVDDWETMLIEKLMVNVAINPLTALLRVPNGMLVTHAPYRQAMEQLFHEVASIFQIEQRERIWQHIETVCQQTATNRSSMLRDIEAGRRIELDAILGYVIERANERCVPAPISTFLYALMKGKQLEGEKER; translated from the coding sequence GTGCGCATCGGAATTATAGGGGGCGGAGCAGTCGGCTTATTGACGGCAGCTTATTTCAGTAACTACTATGACGTGACGGTTTATACGCGTCGGCCCGAACAGGCAGAACAATTATGTACGCGTGGGCTGACGGTCATTTGTGGCGATGAACGGACGACGCATCGTGTTCATGCTGAACCGTTCGTTCGTGAAACGAATGTAGAAGTGTTGTTTATAGCGGTGAAACAATACGACTTAACCAACATATTGAAAACAAACATGCATATGCTTCGGGCAGACGCTGTGATGTTTTTGCAAAACGGCATGGGACATGTATCCCATTTACCGCACATGCCTCATCATCATATTGCGCTTGCTGTCGTCGAGCATGGCGCGTTCAAAATCGACGATACGACGGTTTCCCATACGGGTGTCGGTAAAACGAAATGGAGTGTATGGCGCGGAAAAAAAGAAACGTTTTCTTTTCTATATACGACAGATGCCCGTTTTCCGTTCCAATATGTCGACGATTGGGAAACGATGTTAATTGAAAAATTAATGGTCAACGTCGCCATTAATCCACTTACCGCTCTGTTGCGAGTACCAAACGGCATGTTAGTGACACATGCGCCGTATCGGCAAGCGATGGAACAGTTGTTTCATGAAGTTGCATCTATTTTTCAGATCGAACAGCGAGAACGTATATGGCAGCACATTGAAACGGTTTGTCAACAAACAGCTACCAATCGTTCATCGATGTTGCGTGACATCGAAGCAGGGCGAAGGATCGAATTAGATGCGATTTTAGGCTATGTGATCGAGCGAGCGAACGAGCGATGCGTCCCAGCCCCGATTAGCACGTTTTTATATGCGCTTATGAAAGGGAAACAATTAGAGGGGGAGAAGGAGAGATGA
- a CDS encoding RsfA family transcriptional regulator → MTRQDAWTEEEDGLLAETVLAFVREGSTQLRAFEEVGKKLSRTAAACGFRWNAYVRKQYEEALELAKQQRKKKKEPQPAERNMTLEDVISFLQTLQQRGEGQQEIEQLREQVRTLQKEKEELEKKLQAVQQEYQMVMHILERARQLSV, encoded by the coding sequence ATGACGCGCCAAGATGCATGGACAGAAGAAGAAGATGGATTGCTCGCTGAAACGGTGCTAGCTTTTGTGCGCGAAGGGAGCACCCAATTACGCGCGTTTGAAGAAGTAGGGAAAAAACTATCACGAACGGCGGCCGCTTGTGGTTTTCGGTGGAACGCATATGTGCGGAAGCAATATGAAGAGGCGTTAGAGCTTGCTAAACAGCAACGAAAAAAGAAAAAAGAACCGCAACCAGCCGAGCGAAACATGACGTTGGAAGATGTCATCTCTTTTTTACAAACGTTGCAACAACGCGGGGAAGGGCAACAAGAAATCGAACAGTTGCGCGAACAAGTACGGACGCTTCAAAAAGAAAAAGAAGAGCTTGAAAAGAAACTGCAAGCGGTGCAACAAGAATATCAGATGGTGATGCACATTTTAGAACGCGCACGTCAATTGTCTGTGTAG
- a CDS encoding enoyl-CoA hydratase, translated as MRFSYLEGKKRDKANKKDGHAIKGRGKMIEKQHGIVSFTICRPARRNAIDYAVMDELEEALTLVEQDDEAKVLVITGEGEEAFCAGGDLQVFHQLKTKEEAHAMLAKMGNILYRLLTLPKPTVALINGTAIGGGCELATACDFRFARAGARLGFVQANLAITTGWGGATMLFEKMPYDQALDILLRAKTMTAEEAVHIGFVHRVFPDSLRERCEKELREYTNKSTAVLRAYKEAAVARWKTEQFRQRFFAEIERCAYLWESEEHDQAVQSFLTKRNK; from the coding sequence TTGCGCTTTTCTTATTTAGAAGGAAAAAAACGCGACAAAGCGAATAAAAAGGATGGACATGCAATAAAGGGGAGAGGGAAAATGATTGAAAAACAACATGGCATCGTCTCGTTTACCATTTGTCGTCCGGCAAGACGGAATGCAATTGATTATGCAGTCATGGATGAACTCGAGGAAGCGCTGACGCTCGTTGAACAAGATGATGAGGCGAAAGTGCTTGTCATTACAGGGGAAGGGGAAGAGGCGTTTTGCGCGGGCGGCGATTTACAAGTGTTTCATCAGCTGAAAACAAAAGAAGAAGCGCATGCGATGTTAGCGAAAATGGGAAACATTTTATATCGTTTATTGACCCTACCGAAGCCAACGGTTGCATTAATCAACGGAACTGCGATCGGCGGAGGTTGTGAGTTAGCGACCGCATGCGATTTTCGCTTCGCGCGTGCCGGGGCGCGCCTCGGATTTGTGCAAGCGAATTTAGCGATCACGACCGGCTGGGGCGGTGCGACGATGTTATTTGAAAAAATGCCGTATGATCAAGCACTCGATATATTGTTGCGCGCGAAAACGATGACAGCGGAAGAAGCGGTGCATATCGGCTTTGTCCATCGCGTTTTTCCTGACTCGTTGCGCGAACGATGTGAAAAAGAGTTAAGGGAGTATACGAATAAATCAACGGCTGTATTGCGCGCTTATAAAGAAGCTGCGGTGGCACGTTGGAAAACAGAGCAGTTTCGCCAACGGTTTTTCGCTGAAATCGAACGATGTGCATATTTATGGGAAAGCGAAGAACACGATCAAGCGGTGCAATCATTTTTAACGAAACGAAACAAATAG
- a CDS encoding 50S ribosomal protein L32: protein MAVPFRRTSKMKKRLRRTHFKLRVPGMVECPNCGEMKLAHRVCKVCGTYKGKDVVNK, encoded by the coding sequence ATGGCAGTACCTTTTAGAAGAACATCGAAAATGAAAAAGAGACTACGTCGTACGCACTTCAAATTGCGCGTACCTGGTATGGTGGAATGCCCAAACTGCGGTGAAATGAAACTTGCTCACCGCGTATGTAAAGTTTGTGGAACATACAAAGGAAAAGACGTTGTAAACAAATAA